Proteins encoded together in one Myotis daubentonii chromosome 17, mMyoDau2.1, whole genome shotgun sequence window:
- the CYRIB gene encoding CYFIP-related Rac1 interactor B isoform X4 has product MTNPAIQNDFSYYRRTLSRMRINNVPAEGENEVNNELANRMSLFYAEATPMLKTLSDATTKFVSENKNLPIENTTDCLSTMASVCRVMLETPEYRSRFTNEETVSFCLRVMVGVIILYDHVHPVGAFAKTSKIDMKGCIKVLKDQPPNSVEGLLNALRYTTKHLNDETTSKQIKSMLQ; this is encoded by the exons ATGACAAATCCTGCCATACAGAATGATTTCAGCTATTATAGAAGAACATTGAGTCGTATGCGGATTAATAACGTTCCA GCAGAAggagaaaatgaagtaaataatgAACTGGCAAATCGAATGTCTTTGTTTTATGCCGAGGCAACCCCGATGCTGAAAACCTTAAGTGATGCCACAACAAAATTTGTATCAGAG AATAAAAACTTACCCATAGAAAATACCACGGACTGTCTGAGCACCATGGCCAGCGTGTGCAGAGTCATGCTGGAAACGCC GGAATACAGAAGCAGGTTCACAAACGAAGAGACAGTGTCGTTCTGCTTGAGGGTAATGGTGGGCGTCATCATACTCTATGACCATGTACATCCCGTGGGAGCATTTGCCAAAACCTCAAAAATTGAT ATGAAAGGTTGTATCAAAGTTCTTAAGGACCAGCCTCCTAATAGTGTAGAAGGTCTTCTCAATGCTCTCAG GTACACAACAAAACATTTGAACGATGAGACTACCTCCAAGCAAATTAAATCCATGCTGCAATGA